DNA from Homo sapiens chromosome 1, GRCh38.p14 Primary Assembly:
aaatttaagaaatgtcAGAATctaatgtttgattttttttttcaccagagATAAAACTGGTTTGAGTTTGACATAACTTTAAGCTAATTCAGtttgaataatttataataatgaataattCAGGAATGTCAGAGTCTTAGAATGTCTACATTGAAGATGCCTTAaagattttaaatctttttaaaaaaatgttttaaaaaatcttttactgAGGTGGGGTCATCATTAGATGGTGTTTGCTCACTTACTGGGGGGACAAACAGAGtagaaaatgaagtaaaagttgtaaaatatttcaaatatgccccttcatataaaaatattcaaacttagaaaatattcccaggttttaaaaaaactattcagTTTAATGTGTCTTTGTTCCTTCCTAGATCAGTTAGAGTTATTTTACAGTTATCTAAATTGAAAATGTTAGAAATAGCTGCCatttagaatgaaaataaaatgaatacatctAACGCTCAACTTCTCGGAAGCACGTTTGTGGTGTGAGGCTCACCGTACACCCACCTGAGCATCTTCAAATGTGTATCGTCCAGGTTCCTTCACGTTCTGTGTGGTTTTGTCATAACTCTTGGAATCCAAGTTAATAGCACTGGGGGCTCCGGGAGCCAGAAACTCTTGCCATATTTCCTGAACTCTTGAGGGTACTTCTTTAATAGGCCTCTTTTTCAGGTCCTCCACTGCCAGCCAGAATCTATGCAGAATGTGAGATCGGGTGTTTACTCTGATGGCCCATCATCTGAAAATTCTTGTGACATTTACGGATCATGCAGTTCATCATGACGACTCACAGCCAGCTCACTTTCTCTGAGGGCTTCCAGTATCAGGGTGGTACTGACTGTGTTCAAAGGATAATCTTCTTTGGAagattattatgaaaaataattattaataaaaatataaaaatattaataaaaatattttaaaaatataaataaaaaatattaataaaaatataaagaaacatgaaaaactcTCTCTTCTAAGTGTTTGTTGTTAAAAGCAGATCTGTCAGAGCCCCGTATAACACTGATTTTACCTAAGGAAAGTAGCACTTCTGACTGTTGATTGAAAACAAAGAGGAGTTTGAAGGGAATTAAAGGTGTGGGACATGGAGCCTCCAATTGGGAGATAAAGCTGTGCATTACACTGTGTTCTTTGGATGTTCTGTCCATTTCAGCAATGGGGGCTAGTATGGAGAGCCTTTTCTGTTCTAGGTGGTAAGGGAATTACAAAGAAGCTTTGCTGGAGTTAAAAGAGGCCTGGACATAAGATCAGAAAATGCTCtggctggaaaaataaaaacaattaactaATGTTAAGGTAATTTAATTGAGAGAGTTATGGAATGACCAAAGCAGCAAGCTTTCACATGGAATTATTTGAAAAGTTGAAATGTGTAGAGGCATCATTGCAATTCAGAAGCCACGGAATAATATATACTGACTTACTTCTGAAGATAGACTTATTTATACCATATGTATACTGAAAGAACCTGGGAGTGTGTTTTGGTTGATAATAGCAAGTGGTAAAGTCTAGTGAGAAGGGGCCACATTGTATTAATCGGTTgcatttcttcaatattttgctCTAGGCTAGAGCTTGCTGGTTAGATctctagaaataatgtttaaaagataaatgagtaTATCATAATTTGTTAATAGAAACAAACACTCTACTAGAAAAAGGAGCTGCTAGGACTGTGTTATCCTCCATAAACACTCTTACTGCTCTAATAGTAGACGAAGTCAAAGAAAGGCAAAGAGGGCCACAGAGACAGCAAACTTCAGGCTACAGAGTCTTAAGAGAGGCACAGGTGATCAGCAGTACCTTCGTAACTACTAAGCTTTAACTTGACCATTAATAAATAATCAGAAATCAGTAATGAAGTGCATGAGCTAGAATTAGAATATCAACTACTACTCAGTCTAGTGATTTTTGAGTTTTCATttccagattttgtttttttatagatATATGTAGCAGAGGATAATCTAAGTTTGACAACGCCTCAAACAGGAAACTACCACCATGACTTTTAGAAAGGAAGGCTCAAGACCTTTCCCTCTTAAAACACAGATTTAGACACTGTGCACTCTAATAGGAATACTATgcgaggctgggcatggtggctcacgtctgtaatcccagcactttgggaggctgaggcgggcagataacctgaggtcgggagtttgagatcagcctggccaacatggtgaaaccccatctctactaataatacaaaaattagctgggtgtggtggcgaatgcccataatcccagctactcgggaggctgaggcacgagaatcgcttgaacccggaaagtggaggttgcagtgagcagagatcatgccattgcactctagcctgggcaacaagagcaaaacttcatctcaaaaaaaaaaaaaaaaaaagggaatactaCGCATAATCCGAGGGAGCAGAAGTGTTGAAATTAACATATGCTCAGGCAAGTTCATGCCAGCACACTCTGAACACATCAATCAAAACAGTCTCTGTCCTCAAAGAATGAGTAGAGAAAAAGATAAACCATTTAATTGGCCGTAACACCAGGAAGTACATGAATGGCTCTCTAGGAAGAGAACGAACTAGACGGTCTGGGAAAGGCAAGCAGGAAAGAGCCCCTCTGCTGGGGCAAGTGCTGGATTGGAAAAGGGGGATCTAGACAAAGCTATTCTAAATCCAGTGACATCTGAAATGGGCCTGGaaataagcataaaatataaaGGGGTTGAGAAGTTAATAACCACACCTACACTGTTATGTAAGTGCAGGCACTGCTCTAAGTGATTCAcctatattaactcatttaattcccacagTAATTCTATTAGGCAAGTTCTATTATTTCCCTCATTttagagaagaggaaactaaGCATATGAAGATTAAGTTGCTTATTTAAGGTTGCTCACTATTACTGTCACAGCTGAGGTTTGCTCCCAGAAGATCTGCAGCAGATGACATGCTCACAACCACTCCCTCACACGGTCTTTCTAACAGCATCATTGCCTTTCTTATTCTCACCATTACTGTAATTATTGTAATAGCTTAATAGCATGGAggagccaggtgcaatggcttgcacctgtggtcctagctactcaggaggctgaggtgggaggatcagttgagcccaggatttcaaggctgctaTGAGCTATGACAGTGTCTctgaactgcagcctgggtgtcagagaaAGATcccatctctcttaaaaaaaaaaaaaaatcctatatcCTTTATATAGGTGGAAGCTAAGTaagtatttttaatgtctttgattcttgatttcctcatcagtaaaatgggatgATAACGCCTATTTCACTGGGTTTCCACTGGATTAATTGGTTTCCATTGGATTAGTTGATTAAATTAATTCCGTTAATGTATACtaatgatataaattatatagaagGCACTGAAAAGTACTTGGCATATTTTTAGTCACTCAAAGATAAAAACTCATGATATTACTATGTTTTCTTAGCACTTGCTCTATGCTATGTGTTttgctcaaaaaaaagaatgagggaaaTACATCATAAAATTTCAAGTTTCTGCTCTCTATTAGGGAGAGCAGAGGGTATATTTGAAGCATAAGTAGTTATCGAGAAACAgtgcttcttatttttttcctgtcctaatatttgaaaaaaaatgctcagacGAGTGACACACTCACTGATAGCAGGAGGGCAGCTGTTTAGGTAAGATGCACggagagttattttattttaagtgcaaTTCACAGCCCTGTTGACCACTGGACCATTTTGTCTCCTTCAGTGTGTGACACAGATATGTCAGTGGAAGCAGAGTAGGGCTCAGATTTGGGGAGCAGTGGACAGTAGCTTGGTACTGGTTTGTAGGAAACCAAGAATGCCACTTACATGCAATCTGACCTCCTTAGCCACACTTTCTCGGCTTAACCTTCCTCAGCCAcgcttttctcatctataaaatgaggcaatatttacattttatgttgttttggTGGTTGGATGTGTGATGATCAGAAATAATGAATGCAAAATATAACAGCATACTTATAAAAGtagtagatataaaatatattctggtGTCTTGTAGGTATTCAAGAATTAATCTACATCTTTCATTTATCTACTGATCTATACTTACTAAGGAAACATATGATAGGCAATATAGTAGATACtcaagaaatatatgtatatgtgtgtatgtatataatgtgtgtgtatatatataagataatCTAATATTTCTTAGATATAATCACTTAGCCTAGAGTCTAGTACGGCATAGAATGATTAAGATATGAAATGATTAAAGCTTGAACTAAGAAATTGGCAGGAATTCAATTCATGCCTGAAACCTAGTATGCACATGCTATCCTCTTTTTCCAAAGGCatcttctctcttcctgttttgATGGTTTATCTCCTCCCCATTGTCCAGCTCTTAGCCTAGAAGCGATTTCCCCTAGTATCCCTTCGCTGATCTCTAACTCTGGGCTAGGCATCCCTCTCTGCTTCTCCCAACTAAACACCCATGATTTTGTGCTgtgatttgttttcttgtctgtatCTACCAATAGACTGTAATTTTAATGAGAGAAGGCGATGTTTTTATTTGGCTAGGTGAGGCTGGTAAGgcttattacttatttatttactcatgatGATACAAATGATATCAGCATGTTTTCAAAAACTTAGAGAATGAGAGGAATGTCCATCTCCCTAGCCACTAAAATGCCTCAAGGATCCTttatctctgctttatttttaatgcattctttttttttttttttttttgagacagagtcttgctctgttgcccaggctggagtgcagtggtgcaatctcagctcactgcaacctccacctcctgggtttaagcgattctcattcctcagcctccccagtagctggcactacaggcatgtgccaccatgcccggttaattttaattttaattttttgtagagatggagtttgccatgttggccaggctgctctcaaattcctggcctcaagagagccacctgcctcggctcccaaagtgctgggattataggcgtgagccctcGCACCTAGCCTTTTAATGAATTCTTGCACTCAATTATTGACAATGTGACCTAATATAGAAAATGTTATTAGTAGTCTCAATACAGAACTTTAGCAACTTTAGCAGCAAGATCTTGCAAAAGCCCAAGCATGAAGGGTTCCCATAAACTGGAAGGAGAATAGGAAGCTGCATGCCAGCAATCCATGCCAGGCACACACAGAGAGTTACATTCCTCCGGGTTCTGTCTGTGGTCATTTTGCTTCATCCATGCGACATGTGTCAGCGTCCTACATCTTTCTGAATGGTTTGGGATTCCTACCTGTTAAATCTCCTGAAAAGAACGTGACCATGCCTGGCACTACTTCGttccaatgaaaataaatgaatgcagaGAACTTTCAGTAAATGAATTTTACAGGACTGCATAAGTCATGGAAAAGTAAAAATTGGGCATCAGCTTTCAAAAGAATAATGAATGAAAGAACTCATGAAACAACAGTCTTATATAGTGGAAAGTTATCACTCCCTTCAATGATGTTAAATAGAGCTATTAAAATCCACTCTAatgtcttatatttaaaaatgcaattttcagATCCTCCTTATGTtagcaagttttaaaaatatataaagatgatGTTTACAACAGATGGGCAGAATGGGTGTCACTCTCTCACGAACAGCTCAATGCTGTGCTGCTCTCAATTGCCCTGTGGCTATTATTTAAACATGCAAAGAGAATGAGACAGCCCAATAGTTTGGTTTCAAGTTATTTGATATAGCTGCCCAGTCTCTTCTTCTCTAACTTGCTTGAGAAGTGATACGCAAAGATAGTCAACAATGACAAATAGGTGATATTTTAATTGAACTTCATAAATGTTATTGGCCAATCTCCACTTTGCCAAACATTGTTCTCTGTACTGCATTTCTTTACAGAGTCCATTTCAAAGCCACCAAATTTGTATAGTTAAAACATCTGGAGATACAGAGACGGCGTAAAAATAAGTTATAAGAAATTGATACGTTGGACAGCCTTTGCCTTGCTATCTCTTTTCCCTTCATTAGGTGGCAGAAATTCAATGGGTTCATGacatcattatgatgttagtgGAAGAATAATTGATCTATTACCTCCAAAATAACCAGACACATCACAGACAGTATTTCTCTGGCTTATAAGATCCAAGCAATGTGTTTTACCTTAAATTTTCCGAGCTGAATTCTGACTCTAGAAATTTAAGGAACTGTTCTCTCCCAACTGGGTCTTTCAATGCCTCGTCCATGCCAAAACCCCATCGTTTTACCCTCTGCTGGCTCGGTTCTTTGCTATAGAAGATAAAACAAAGGCAAATACATTCCTTTCATTAGAATTCccatttttttgttattacatTCCCCTTCAAAATCATGTGTGCCTCGAAGTTCCCATctttaccttttctttaaaaatatatatatccgaTTAACGGCTCTGCATGAAATCATCGTGTACATTAGTATTAATAATAAagtctaacatttattgagcattatgtgccaggcactttacataaatggtctctttttgtttttgccaacCACTTTATGAGATAGCCACTATTAATCTTattattttccagatgaggacagTGAGGCACAGTATTATCACTTGCCAATGTCAGGCAAGTAATAAGGGGTAAAGATCCAGATATTCTGACCCCAgtgccacatttcttttttcttttttttttttttgagatggagttttgctcttgtcacccaggttggagtgcaatggcgtgatctcggctcactgcaacctccacctcccgggttcaagagagtctcctgcttcagcctcccgggtagctggtattacaggcacctgccactatgcccggctactttttgtatttttagtagagatggggtttcaccactttggtcaggctggtctcgaactcctgacctcaggtgatccacccaccaaagcgtcccaaagtgttgggattacaggtgtgcgccaccatgccaggcacacATTTCTTAACCACTACGCCACACAGGGTCATGCAGGTATATTGAACTGGGGAAAATGCATTGGTAACCAAAAGATCTCAATACTAGCTAATGATTCTGGTGTCAATTAAATCTGTGACCTAATCCCAACTGAGTCACAACATTTTGGGGTTccagctttctcatctataaaatcttTAGCTTGTGGAGGAAGAGTTCTGGGCATGTCCAGTGTTTAAGATTCATGGCTGGATGCAAAAGTGAGAGAGACCAGAAATGCAATCTAGAGAACTGCTAGAAGTGTGACAGAGCACCCATCTTTTCTTTGTAAAGTGATACGCCATGATCCTCTTATGAGTCTGTTAAGACTGATGATGTAGTTCTTTCCCTAGATAGCTCATGAAAGAAACTATGGAGTCCTAAGTGGTGCTTTGCTTTTCTTAGGAAGTGTCTTGCCAGTTTCTCTTACAGTGTCTATGGTAAGCTCATTCTGTcttaaaattgaatttataaagACATACTTGTGTTGGGCTTAAGTATGTATGGCTTTAGCATTCACTTTACTTGACTACATGAGACTTTGTGGCTACGTGAATTTTCCAGGAAGATAATAGCAATGAGCTAAATTTCAAGAGCTGAAGATCCTAACTCTGACTAATTGCACCTCTAATTTTGGGACGGTCTTTCCAGCAATGCAAATCTtaatgcaaatgcaaatcttaATGCAAATGCAAATGTCTAAGTTTCAAAAGCCATGATCTCGAACAAGAATGTTAGATATAGGCCAATGTAGATAAAGAACAAAATTACATTCACAATTAGCCAACAATAAAATCCTTCCCATTTCACTCAGACCCTGAAATAAAGCAACATATGGGCGAGAAAGATAAAATGCCACCTACCTTGCCTCAAGTTCCCAGAAAGTGGTGTCATCGGACAGCCATGGGTTAGAAGGGTCAGGTGGCAAAAGAAACGGGTCGTATTCTAAATACTGTTCCGTGTAACTTAGTAGACTAAGGAGAAAAAACATTTCCAGtttctttagttttctgactGGGGTTGCAGCCAGTCCAAAGCagggaaaacaatataaaaatgtggGACCAAGGAATCCTTGTTCACTTAAAGCATGAAATCCAATGGCAATCTTCACGCTTCAGTAACTTTCATGCAACAACTTATTGTGCTTCTTGGCAGACAACTGTGGCTAAAGATTCCATCTCTACCCATGCCTAAGCCATGTAAATCAGTATCCCTTGGTTAACATGAAGCACTATGGAAGAGGTCAGTGTGTGAAGGGCACCGCTAAGAGTCAGTTCCAATCTTTGGTTAATCAGTCCACCCACAGCAGAACAGATTTTATACAACTGAGAGAAGGGCTTAAAAGGGAAATTTTGTCAAAAGTATTTACAGGAATTAAGTAAAATGGGAGCCACTGAcaagttttttaaatgtatataaaaattttaaaaagggagaagggaaagaagtTGGGGAGGTAGGATTTGGCAATGCCCAAAAGTGAAGAATATGAATGGCATTAAGAACAGATTTAAATGAAGCAAAGGAAAATATCTGAAATTTGAGTTTCATTCATATTCTGAAGTCAGGCAGGAACAGTGTCAATTGTCATTGTTAAAATAAGTTTATAGAGAGGCTCCAGTTTGCCCAAAGGTCATCAATAAATGGAAAGTTTCATGTCTTCCAGCAGGAGTGAAAAGGCTAGACTCTGCAGAATTATCCTCTATATCTGATTCTTAGTGGAACAAGGACTGGATGTCTAGACATTTAAGACAATTATAATCATTCTGTCATTTAAACTACATCAAAAGAGTTCTTTGAAAGTTTTTCTATgtgcaaaaaggaaaacaaaatcacattACTTACAGGATTCCAATTATCTGTCCCAACTCCTGTCCCCAcagttctctttcatttttaaacacaTGTAATTgtcatatgaaattttaaaatttatacagacACTTTGAAATACTCACCTGTCAGCGACTTTTGACATTTTTAACCGAtgtctatctaactgtatttgccaatattttatctGAAAAGAGGGTTAGAGAAGGAGTTACATAAGTAATGACATTTTCACAATTTTCCACTCTAAATCATGATCAGCTGGGCAATTCTGAACAAGAGTATAGTCTACGTCAGTACAATTTCAAAgttggttaaaaaaatagaagcagagggCTCTTAAAGAGTTAACAAAATGAAATGTTGGAATTTGAACACAAT
Protein-coding regions in this window:
- the RGS7 gene encoding regulator of G-protein signaling 7 isoform 14 (isoform 14 is encoded by transcript variant 17); the encoded protein is MSSHSRMMAPFTGFKPPIFGHQIVGSRKTQIMPGCVNTTEVDIKKSSRMRNPHKTRKSVYGLQNDIRSHSPTHTPTPETKPPTEDELQQQIKYWQIQLDRHRLKMSKVADSLLSYTEQYLEYDPFLLPPDPSNPWLSDDTTFWELEASKEPSQQRVKRWGFGMDEALKDPVGREQFLKFLESEFSSENLRFWLAVEDLKKRPIKEVPSRVQEIWQEFLAPGAPSAINLDSKSYDKTTQNVKEPGRYTFEDAQEHIYKLMKSDSYPRFIRSSAYQELLQAKKKGKSLTSKRLTSLAQSY